TGCTGCTCACACCCCTCATGCATCCCGCTCGCCCCTTCCGGGTCTCCAGCCATGACAGGAGCAGCCGCCAAGGGGTGACCGCCAGCAGCCTGCAGGAGCTCCTCACCAAGGTACCCCCACCAGCCCACATGGGTCCCAGGAACAAGCCAGTGCAAGACAGAGGGTCTGTGTCCTGGCCTCAGAGGGTCTGGGGGAGCCTTCTGACATTAAAGGGAATATTGCTGTGTCCCTGTCCCATAAAAGACTTAGGTACAGAGACAAAAACCTTCAAAGTAGCCATCAATTGATAACGTGGCTTTGGTTCTTTGACAGGGGGAATATAGGAGGCAGCAACTGTAGAAATCTGGTTTTGGTTATAAAGGCCAGGGACGAATTGTCCTTAATCTAAAACAGCGTCCTCGATCGCCAGATAAAGAAGAATCACACTCATAGGAGACGAGAAATGAGAATCCAACATGCCGTCTCTGAAGCGACAGAGATGTCGGCTCTTTAAGTATCACAGATACAgggtctttgtttttatttgtccaAATAAGCAGGACATTTTAGAAACTGAATATTATTCACTGTAACCCCTTATCTCACGTCGTTGAAACCTCTGAAGAAGTTAGGTCCGTTTgattttttaacttctcttttccAAGCAAAGGCTGAGTCATAGACACCAGGTAAGGTACATCTTTaccatttaaaacctcaaaatcGGCCAACACTTCTGGAACCATGATTTAGTTGATGCCATGGATGGGTCCAAACGGAGTCTCTCACTTCACCCCGTGACGCTGGTGTGTTCTAACCTAGACCCTGGATGCCCTGGTTATTGCCAGTGGACTGGTCACGTTGGTGTTGGAGGAGGACGGCACCGTGGTGGACACGGAGGCGTTCTTCCAGACCCTGGGGGACAACACGCACCTCATGGTCCTGGAGAAGGGACAGAAGTGGACACCGGTAAGTGTGTTGTCTGGGCAGTTTCTGGGAAGGCTTCTCACCTATGGAAGTGTGGTCCCCACTTTGGGGTTGACTGGCCCACTTTCCAAATACTTCCTTTGTGTTCACCTGATAACTGGATCTCCTACCCTCCAGGGATGCTTTCAACTATTTCTAGGAAACTTGGCATCTTTATGAACCTGGACTATGTGATTTAGAGCCAGTAATTCTGAGGGTCAGGCTTTGGCCAGTGAGGGGCTGCAGATCCGGTTAGAGTGTGTGGATATGACCTGTGACCACTCACTGTCTGTAACCTCAGGAGATGGCGAGCTGACACAACTGGTAAAATTAGGGAGGGGTGTGTAGGTGTAAACCCAGTGATTTAGGCAAGCAAAGAGGTAGAATAAAGGGTTTTATTTCTGAGAAAACTATAGGTTATATATCTTGGAAAACACTCCCACCATAAAGCGCctaaaaatgtaaagcaaaataTTCAGACATCTTTTTATATGCCTAACTGACCTTCAAGAAAGGGAAATCCTCAGAATCCAACATTTTATGGAAACCAGGATCCAGAGAGGGAAGCAGGCAGGGAAGCTGGCGTCTCCGCTGTGGGCAGACAGTGACCCCAGCTCTGCTGGACGCTGGCAGGACAGCTGCCCAGAACTCTCTCCTGAGCACCTGGCCTCAAGCTGCCCCCCTGAGGCTTTAGGGACTGCTGAGTCCCAAACCACGCAAGCTGGAGTGTAGTTTACAGAGACCCAGGGAGGAAGCATCAGTGGACGGAATTTATTCACTGATGCTCGTGACCCAGCTCGTCCCTCTCTCCGGCCCCCATGACCCACGTCCTCATCCCCAGAACCCAGGAACGTGTCACTTTACGTGGCAAAGGGGACTTGGCATGGGGTGATGATCCTGGATTGCCTGGTGGGGCAGTGTCATCACAGGGTCCTTGTAAGGGGGACACAGAAGGGTCAGCGAGGGCGGAAGCAGAGAGAGGAGTGACTGGAAGATGGGCCGAGGGACAGAGGCGCCCTGGAGCCGGGACGGCAGCCCCAGCAGGACAGCCTGCGGCTCACTCAGGACCTCCAACCCCCAGAACTGTCAGAGCATGAGTCTGTGTTGCTTTCAGCCACTCTGCTTGTGGCCATtggtcccagcagccccaggaaactaattcAGAAGGAAAGGGtctgttctgtttgttttgcGAGTGAAATTCTCTTTTACTTAGTGGGGGAGTCAGTTGCCACGTGACAGGTTGAAGCCCCCGCGTGGTGGGTGCTGAGCTGGGGGTCAGGGTGGTGACAGGAGGCTGTGGACGAGAGTGGCACCGATATGGTGGTTCTCGGGGTGGGAGGAGGCTTCTTTGTCTGGTAACAGCCTGGTTGACGTGAGTCTTATACGGGGTCTTAGGCGTCTGGACCTCCTTCCTGCAGGGATCATAAGTCCTGCCCCACTTGTAGGGGTTTCTAGCTGAGGCTACTTGACTTGACTTGGCCAGAACTTCCAAGAAGTAGCCGCCAGGGGTCTCCCTTCCTCAATCCAAAGCTTTGGAGCCTGTCCCATGGGGAGCAGGTCCTCAGAGCATCTTCAGGGGTCTCCTGGGTCCAGATGATGGAAACCATACCCCCCGTTAGGTCCCGAGTTTGGGGAGGCATCTCAATTTTGACTCAAGACCAAGGATGTTGGGGGAGTGAGATTAAAACTTTCATGCGTCAGAGAGGAGCTGTGTCAGAGGCTCAGGTGGAACTCACCCCTTGATTCTGTAATCTTAATTTTTACTAACGTTTCCTAAACGACAGACACACCCCCTCCGAGGCAGCAGGACCTCGGTGCGTTAATCGATGGGCTGCAACCATCGTGTGTCCaagtgggcgggggggggcgggtggcGGGAAGAGAAGAGGGGCTCCAGCAAGAAGGGTTTGGGTGCTTTTAGGGGAATTTAtggtttaaattcaaatttagtaGATTTTTGTCAGAGAAGTTAACACTCACAGCCTCAACTCCTCCCAACACCTAAGGTTCATGAAAGTTGTACCTGTATTTGAATCCTGGACACTGCAGGACCATGTTGCAGCAAACCCACCAGGACGTGTGCCTGGGACATATACCTGGGATGTGTACCTGGGACAGCTTTGTTCTCTCCTGTTTCTTCTCAAAGCTTCTGTGGGAAGACTGTTTATAAACCTGGGATTTATACAGGTCTCTGACCTTCTTTCCCAACCACAAGGGTCTCAGGTAGACCGAGAGTAGGTCCCACTAGTGTCCCCAAGAGGCCAACCTTCCTCCAGGTCAGGAACTAGAAATCAGGGGAGCCCACGATTTATCACATGCCACCAGCCCTGGCTTAGCCGTGGATTCTGGCACTTTCCATGGTGCCTCTCGTACGGCGGGAATAGCGTGCCCGCTGGCCGTCAGGCGGGCTGTGGCACAGTCGTCAGCAGGCGGCCGTGTGGCCCTAGGTGACCAGGGTGAGTGCATTTCCACCTCAAGTCACCGGCACAGCTGTCCACTGACCCCTGGACCCTGAAGCCGAATCATACTCATCTCCAGCCACTGAACAGAGCAGCTTGCAGGAGGGCACTTTCTTACGGGTTTGGACCCCATGGCAACGTAAGCACACTGCTGCTGAAAACATTCCTCGAATAGCTAGCGGCTTAGTTACAGATTTTAAGCTGACAGGACAGCTGAAACCAGCCTAAAACCAGAGGCACAGGATTTGTTGGTCACAGCGGGGCCAGTGCTGCAGGCTCTCTTCCTCCACGGCTCTAGGGTGGTACCTACATCCCAGCCCGCCAGCCGCCCAAGAGACAGGGGATCGCGAGAGTAACCTTCGACTTGTACAAGCTGAACCCCAAGGATGTCATCGGCTGCCTCAACGTGAAAGCCACTATGTACGAGATGTATTCGGTGTCCTACGACATCCGGTGCCCGGGGCTCAAGGCCCTGCTGAGGTAACAGACTTGGGGACCAGAGAGTCTGGACATGGTGGGCAGCCCATCCCCAGCCCCTCGAGCCCCGGCCTGACTCTCACTCGTGTTGTCATAAAAACTCTTACGCCACAGACTTACTCAGAAAACAAAACTTGAGCCAAAATACATAGTTTTCTCCAAAGACCAATAAATAcgaaatggaaagaaaacctaaataacaacctaaataataaatagaaagaagaaccaaattcCTTTTAAAAGCTAGAGCTGTGCATTTAAAAACCTTATTTCTCAGCAGTGATAGCTAAAACCAGAGCCAGGGAGATTCTGACCTGGTTTGTACAGATTAGCCCCCAAACCTGGATGAGGACTCGCACACGTAGTTCTGTGTTACGGAACTTGAACCTGGTGGGCAGGAGGCGCTGGCTTTGCCCGTCTCCACGCACTGCCAGGGCACCCCTACCCCACAGGCCAGGCCTGGAGAAGACAGGTCCCGATCTGTACCCCAAAACAGTTTGAACAAATTCTCTATGTGCACCAGGAACACTCCTGACACCCGGCCTGTGAGCCCTGCACCAGGGGCTCCCACCCAGCCTTGCTTCTGAgcagccagctgtgtgacctttaacAGGTTActctacttctctgagcctcagtttcatcatctttaaaatgaggagtTTGCTTCCAAGTTCTCTGATCGCATAGGCCCTAAATACACCTGCTTCCAGCCCTCCGTTAATCTGTCACTGAGCCTCTAAAGAAGGGATTCGGGTTGGGGGGATGCAGGGAGAGGGTGACAGGAGCAGGAAGTCTTTGAATTTCGCCTAGGAGGTGCCACGTGACACCTGATGCCCCCTGCACAGCTCCCCGGCAGGGCCTGCCTGTTTCTCTGGGGCGCTGGTCCTCTCCTTCCGCTGTCCCAGGGTAGTGTGGGTGGGGAACGAGGCTTTCCTCATTCTGGAAATGAGCCTGGTCCTTCTGACGGGGCTGCACGCCCGGTATATGGTCATGCGGGCAGACAGTGGCTTCCTTTGGCCTCCTTTCCCACCCAGAGTCACCGAGGCCCGGTCCCAGACAACAGTTACTGTCCTGCTGCTGGAATCTGGACCGCCCCCCCCCATTCCCCAGTGAGCTTCCTCTTTTTGCTGAGACAGGAAAGAACAGCTTGATTGCTTGAGTTTTCAAGTGAGACGGGAGAGTTACAACAACTTAGATAAGTGTAAAGAAAGTGAACCCACCTCAGCAAAATCTTTCCCGAGAGACGACCCAGCCTTCTTGTCACTGATTCTCACCGTCTGGTGGATCTGAGGGTGGTGCGAGCAGCGGCAGGAGGCCCCCAGATATGAGGCTTTGCCGGCCAGGCCCCGCGGGGATGCCAGAAGTGGAGGTCCCCCCACCAGTGCGGCCGAGCCCCTGGTTCCTTGTGAAGGGACGGACCTTAAAATGCGTGGAATTCCTCAGCTTTGGACTTGGTAGAGAATAAGAATTTGAGTTAGAGCTATTTTGTAGTCTGAAACAACACGAATGCCAGGTCAGCCTTGGGCTCAGATGCCCAGGGTCGAATCGGGGTGTCCTCTCCGCCCTAAGCGAACTGGGTCACAGGGTCGCAACGGCAGGTGTGTTGAGTCCCCTCCAGCCTGGGGTTCCTTTCACCCCGACTCAACTGAGTTCAGCAACAAGCTCCACAGCCCCGGCAAGGCCGCCAGGGTTAGCAAGCGGCCAAAGGAGGACAGAGCCCGTGCTGCCTGGGCCGCCCGCTCAGCATGTTCCAGTGACTTTGTGACAGGCCACATTCGGGAGAGGCCACGGGATGAGTGGTCCAAGGCCAGTGGCAGGGGAGCTACCAGAAACGCAGAGTCCCAGGTCCCACCCAGACCTCCAGAACTGGCGCCCGCATCTCAGCGATGGGGGGCTGTGCCCTGGGAGCTGGGACCGGAAAGTGCTGGGGTATGGGCTGTGTGGCCCCGAGCGCatgtgggggtgggagtggggaaccCCTGTCCTCTGCCCCACAGGCTGGACCGCCACCCCACCCGACCGCCCCATCTCTTGCAGGAGCCTGCTGTGGTTCCTGTCTCACACCGCCCAAATGACCGGCCAGTGTCTCGTCCACACGGGCACGTACATGCTCCGAGTGCTGGCTGACACAGAGGAACGGGCGATGCCCAGCCCGCGCCCTCGCGGGGGGATCACGAGTGGATAGGGGTGCACAGTGCGGAGTCTCCGCTGGCCTCAACCCCGCAGGTCCCTCTCCAGGGACGCATTCGGAAGACGCTGTGTTCCCACCACGTGTCCCCTGCTCAGGAAAGAAAAGGGGCCTGAGGGCACTGCCAGGGGCCAGGTGGTGGAGGCCCCccgggtggggatggggtgggggggcacggGCAGCATGAGGCCTGCGGCTCCACAATAAACCAGTCAAGAGAGTCGCTGTGATACCACACTTCTTCCTCCTGTCTTCTTCATGTCAGAAAAGCACACCTCACAGAAGCAAAACTCAGCCAGAGATGTTCTGCTAACACGTGCAATCACTTTTAAGTGTCAGGAGACAGGAGGGTCAGATGTTACTGTGGGGTTTTATGTCGGTCCTGAATGAGCCCAGTGACCTGAAAGCCTGTGGATCTGAATTTTTGGAGGTGATCAAGCTGCACTGGCAACCTTTCCTTAAAACAAAGCTGCTCCAAACTGGGGCCTGATGCAGGGCAGGCGTGGCCGAGTCAGGCGGGGCCCCAGGCCACAAGGGACGCGGGGTGAGCCCCGACCACACGGTTCGGGAGGGGTCAGTGCGGCTCCCGGGGGGAAACGGGGCGCTGCTGCTAGACTAGGAGACCCGCAGGAGCCAGGTGCCATTCGGATCTGTGGTTTTCCTCCTAAGAAACGCTGCCACAGAGGCCTGTCCCCTTCCTGGCTGACAACCCAGGACAGTGGGAGACACCACAGCTTGTCCCAGAAGCACAGAACCGCCTGCAGTCAGACCCCTGGGCCGGGACTCGtgctcccccgcccccatccccatcACAGCCTGGATCCCCTCGGACCCCTGCTATGCCGACCTGACTCCCACCCATTCCCTGCTTCACACGCCCAGCAGCAGGGCTGGGAGCCCAGGACcgcaggcaggaggggcagaaGTAAAGGAATTGCAACTGCATTCCTCAGAGCACagcctctttttcttgtttttttttcaaattttatttatttatttatttatggccgtgttggttcttcatttctgtgcgagggctttctctagttgcggcaagcgggggccactcttcatcgcggtgcaccgACCTCtaactatcgcagcctctcttgttgcggagcacaggctccagactcgcaggctcagtaattgtggctcacggggctagttgctccgcggcacgtgggatccttccagaccagggctcgaacctgtgtcccctgcattggcaggcagattctcaaccactgcgccaccagggaggcccagcctCTTTTTCaaacagagcaaaataaaaaaggcatCTCAGGGCCCCCCTACCCCTCCTGCTCGGCTTCTGGGGGAAAtgcagcggggggtgggggggaggttgGCGGAGGTGGGTGGTGCTGCCACCGGCTCCGCGGGCTCTGCTGTGAGCGCTTCCCTTACAAGGAGCTCCGCTGGAAGCCCTTCCCGAGCGAGGGAGGTGGACGGAAATGGCTTTCTGGCACCTTCCGCTGGGCGGCTCCTGCCTCTCACTGACCGAGGGCTGCATCACTTCCCAGGGATTTGGCCTCCTGGAGAGGGGCGGCCCGGCTTCCAAAAAAGGAATTTTCCCTCAGTGCCCTGATGCCTTGACTCAGCCCTCTCTCTGACTCAGcgccctttccccctttccttacTGCGTTCAGGGGCTCCCTGGCCTGTTCTAAGGGGGATTAAGCAGGAGGAGAATGTGGAACGGACAGGGGTCTTAGAAGCGGGTTACAGTCAGAAGAAGGACGGCTTAGAGTCTGGGAGTTTCTGAACGAGCTCCTCCACTACAGCCTGCATCCGCCCATGGGCCTCCTGTCTCCCGCTCCTGTGTGATGAATAAATTGTGTGCAAAAAGGACACTCTGGAcgtttcctctctcctttctgccatcttcctctctGGGGATGCGGGTTCCTTTCTCCGATGACTGATGATCGTAGTTTCTACAAAGGAGCTATATTTTGCTCTAGCAGTTTTAAGTCTGTGGCAGGGATCCCGGGGCCTCGTCACCAGCAGGAGCCCAGTGCTTTCTCTGGGCGTTGCGCCCTCCCTTCTGTGCAGTGAGGCCCGCAGCTGGCCAGAGCTTCCGATCCGCATGCCTGGGGGTCCCCTCCCAGCCCACCACCCAGACCCCGGTGACGGCAGACAGAGCAGGGCTGGCCTCAGGGctccagagatggagagaaagccaGGCACCACGTCGCCCTGAGCTGCGACAGGTAAAGGCATCCTTTTTCCTCTCCATGTCCTCAGGCCACATTTCCAGCATCCCCAGAACGGTCAAGGTCAGGGCCGGTGTGCCTGGCTATCCAGCTGTCACCACCTGCTGTGGGATTCCTCAGGCCTGCTGAGGCCGGCCAGGCCTGTCCAGGAGGCAGATGGCCACATAAAAATAGTCAGGGGCCTCGAGGTGCCACTTCTCCAGCTGTTGTGTTGAGTGGAAGCCAgatttgggggggcgggggcctCAGTGAAGGCATCGGGGcagctgcattggaaggcagggatgggggcagggggtgggaaaGTCTCACCCAACAGAGAAGTCTTGCGACGCCCCCAGCTCTCCCTGGAATGAGCATCCGACACAACGGTTCTCCTGTTCATCAGTTTCTAGTCAATCCCACTGCAGCTGAAACAGGTCATATAGGCAGAGCTGCAGAGCCCCGGCCTGTCTCCTGCTCAGGAAGCCAGGGTCTAGGCGGTGGGTTACGGGTTCAGTGAAGTCAGGTGAGGACGTCTGGTGGCTGCTGGTTGTACCTGAGTCAACAGTCATACAGCTCACACCTGAGAACTGGGGGAGGGTCGGCTTCATGTTCAGTGTTCTTACCCCaatcaaatgaatttaaaaaataaaagaagctggGGTTGAAATGTGTGGCTCGACAGTTtacttggtttcctcacctgtgaaggtGCAGTGGGTACCTGCCTGGAGAGGACGGTGGGTGAACACATCGCGGAAGGACCAGGCCCCCTCCTGGC
This genomic interval from Phocoena phocoena chromosome 13, mPhoPho1.1, whole genome shotgun sequence contains the following:
- the CIDEA gene encoding lipid transferase CIDEA codes for the protein MDMARDCAGALLRPLTFMGSQTKKVLLTPLMHPARPFRVSSHDRSSRQGVTASSLQELLTKTLDALVIASGLVTLVLEEDGTVVDTEAFFQTLGDNTHLMVLEKGQKWTPGGTYIPARQPPKRQGIARVTFDLYKLNPKDVIGCLNVKATMYEMYSVSYDIRCPGLKALLRSLLWFLSHTAQMTGQCLVHTGTYMLRVLADTEERAMPSPRPRGGITSG